TTGAAGCCGTGCCGGTCGAGGATGATACCTGCGGCCACGAACACGGTGGCCCAGATAACCAGGTTCGCCAGCTCGTAGATTTGCATGGCCTGACCGCCGCTACGCAGGCGGCCCGGTCTTTGTCTGGTGTCTCTCGGAAAGCGCACCTTAACTTTCTTCGGCCATGACCGGCAGGTAATTAACGGATATCCTCATCACCGGCAATCTGCCGTACCACGTCGATGATGGCCGCCCGCAGGGCCTCGCCCTCCAGGATCTCATCGTAGCCAGCCCGACCGCCGGCACCCATGAACGAGCTGGTGGTCTTGCTCACCAGCCCCCGACCGGTATAGGCTCCGATGATTTCGGTGGTCTGCACATCGATGAGCCGTGCGTCAACGACGGCCTCTGCGGTTTGGATTTTGCTCTGATAGAATATAAAATCGCTGCCTTCGATTTTGCTGCCGTACTGCGAGACCGAGCCGGTGACGATGATGTGGGTGCCCAGATATTTGCCCACTTCCACCGCCTGCGAGGGATCGATCAGCCCCAGGTCGGCCAGGTCCAGCTGCTGGATGGCCAGGGTCAGCT
This genomic stretch from Candidatus Neomarinimicrobiota bacterium harbors:
- a CDS encoding CsgG/HfaB family protein — its product is ALLIIGCGSTRTVLVGNEQVGDTYSIAYRMPPFEDGKRNISVLDFVNKTQYARRRLGSSASDILSSELVKLGSFNVIEREQLTLAIQQLDLADLGLIDPSQAVEVGKYLGTHIIVTGSVSQYGSKIEGSDFIFYQSKIQTAEAVVDARLIDVQTTEIIGAYTGRGLVSKTTSSFMGAGGRAGYDEILEGEALRAAIIDVVRQIAGDEDIR